In Arcobacter ellisii, a genomic segment contains:
- a CDS encoding PAS domain S-box protein, whose product MNDKNLNFRYFFYFIISLFFIVLVINILKDKEMKNSLSFYKKYVNKEYAKKFNTYKDISELIYFNEFIKDNKITEILKSNLDSNFLKQQLLLNFENSFLFYKTLGLEETSFYSLKNEIILSMEDRYKDNFTSKIVEKVISNKKELFTYKIENEKISLLFSKPIFDEKLNLLGVMNLEFNSKDLIKNLEENSSSKFRIVISNNFQLKEEIFFNMKQTQKDELIEAINNQKEFFVVLNKKLRKIPIVFFPIDNSDFHKNGLYLIAYNDNKENEFTKINSYFDTLFMISILVMLIIVYLLYRTNNFKMKSEIIKKKYEELYEQVDNYIIKVETDLSGNIISATKPFYKISGYSKEEMLGKNTNMLRHPDVSKVFFENMWKDLKENKIWEGEIKNRDKYGNSYWIKAIIFPRYNFEGKLEGYSSIRINITDTKQLRKINRLLKEDLSNKLNDIKIKDKTLIDATKVQLMSKILDSFAHQWKVPISRISFEIQKLKQLKDTNLINIEKSIEFELKNLSNMLNEIKYLFDTRNSEKTNLLLVMKETILVLEDEFKKQNIKVKFDIKPEINISISFNELKSIFLNILKNCLEQTILNKAENVTIYISAICEDLDDNNDVVIKIEDNIKGENKKIIIDEILTSNEEKYFDTYLHLSKLFIEKNSGLLWCNNTIYNTTYFIKLNKEE is encoded by the coding sequence ATGAATGATAAAAACCTAAATTTTAGGTATTTTTTCTATTTTATAATCTCTTTATTTTTTATAGTTTTAGTTATAAATATTTTAAAAGATAAAGAGATGAAAAACTCTTTATCTTTTTATAAAAAATATGTAAATAAAGAGTATGCAAAAAAATTCAACACTTACAAAGATATTTCAGAATTAATCTATTTTAATGAATTTATAAAAGATAATAAAATTACTGAAATACTAAAATCCAATTTAGATTCTAATTTTTTAAAACAACAACTTCTTTTAAATTTTGAGAATAGTTTTTTATTTTACAAAACTTTAGGTTTAGAAGAAACATCTTTTTATTCTTTGAAAAATGAAATTATTTTAAGTATGGAAGATAGATATAAAGATAATTTTACCTCTAAAATAGTTGAAAAAGTAATTTCAAATAAAAAAGAGTTGTTTACTTATAAGATTGAAAATGAAAAAATATCTTTACTTTTTTCAAAGCCAATTTTTGATGAAAAATTAAATCTTTTAGGAGTAATGAATTTAGAGTTTAATTCTAAAGATTTAATAAAAAATTTAGAAGAAAATAGTAGCTCAAAATTTAGAATAGTTATTTCAAATAATTTTCAATTAAAAGAAGAGATTTTTTTTAATATGAAACAAACTCAAAAAGATGAGTTGATAGAAGCAATAAATAATCAAAAAGAGTTTTTTGTTGTTTTAAATAAAAAATTAAGAAAAATACCAATTGTTTTTTTTCCAATTGATAATTCGGATTTTCATAAAAATGGTCTTTATTTAATAGCTTATAATGATAATAAAGAGAATGAATTTACTAAAATAAACAGTTATTTTGATACTTTATTTATGATTTCTATTTTAGTAATGCTAATTATTGTTTATCTACTTTATCGAACAAATAATTTTAAAATGAAAAGTGAAATAATTAAGAAAAAATATGAAGAGTTATATGAACAAGTAGATAATTATATTATAAAAGTTGAAACAGATTTATCAGGGAATATCATTTCTGCAACTAAACCATTTTATAAAATTTCAGGTTATTCAAAAGAAGAGATGTTAGGCAAAAATACAAATATGCTCAGACATCCAGATGTTTCTAAAGTATTTTTTGAAAATATGTGGAAAGATTTGAAAGAAAATAAAATCTGGGAAGGTGAGATAAAAAATAGGGATAAATATGGAAATTCATATTGGATAAAAGCTATAATTTTCCCAAGATATAATTTTGAAGGGAAATTAGAAGGATATAGTTCAATAAGAATAAATATCACTGATACTAAACAACTTAGAAAAATAAATAGATTACTAAAAGAAGATTTATCAAATAAATTAAATGATATAAAAATAAAAGATAAAACTTTGATTGATGCAACAAAAGTTCAACTAATGTCGAAAATCTTAGATTCTTTTGCTCATCAATGGAAAGTTCCAATATCAAGAATATCTTTTGAAATACAAAAACTAAAACAATTGAAAGATACAAATTTGATAAATATTGAAAAGAGTATTGAATTTGAATTAAAGAATTTATCAAATATGTTAAATGAAATTAAATATTTGTTTGATACAAGAAATAGTGAAAAAACAAATCTTCTTTTAGTTATGAAAGAGACAATCCTTGTTTTAGAAGATGAATTTAAAAAACAAAATATAAAAGTTAAGTTTGATATAAAACCTGAAATAAATATTTCAATCTCTTTCAATGAATTAAAAAGTATTTTTTTAAATATTTTAAAAAATTGTTTAGAACAAACTATATTAAATAAAGCAGAAAATGTAACAATTTATATAAGTGCAATTTGTGAAGATTTAGATGATAATAACGATGTTGTAATAAAAATTGAAGATAATATAAAAGGTGAAAACAAAAAAATTATTATTGATGAAATTTTAACTTCAAATGAAGAAAAATATTTTGATACTTATCTTCATTTATCAAAATTATTTATTGAAAAAAATTCTGGATTACTTTGGTGTAATAATACAATTTACAATACAACATATTTTATAAAATTGAATAAAGAAGAATAA